The following coding sequences lie in one Paracidovorax avenae genomic window:
- a CDS encoding 2,3-butanediol dehydrogenase has translation MKAARFHNRGDIRIEDIPEPVVEPGTVGIDVAWCGICGTDLHEFMEGPIFIPPCGHPHPISGESAPITMGHEFSGVVYAVGEGVDDIEVGQHVVVEPYIVADDVPTGPGDNYHLSKNMNFIGLGGRGGGLSERIAVKRRWVHPISDAIPLDQAALIEPLSVGHHAYTRSGAQAGDVALVGGAGPIGLLLSAILKAKGLKVIVTELSAKRKQKARESGVADHILDPSEVDVTAEVMRLTGDKGVDVAFECSSVNKVLDTLVAVTRPTGVVVIVSIWSHPATINVHSVVMKELDVRGTIAYCNDHQETIKLVEQGKINLEPFITQRIQLEDLVAKGFDTLIHNNESAVKIIVQPRLK, from the coding sequence ATGAAAGCAGCACGTTTCCACAACCGTGGCGATATCCGTATCGAAGACATTCCCGAACCCGTGGTGGAGCCCGGCACCGTCGGCATCGACGTGGCCTGGTGCGGCATCTGCGGCACCGACCTGCACGAGTTCATGGAAGGGCCGATCTTCATCCCGCCCTGCGGCCACCCGCATCCCATCTCGGGCGAGTCCGCACCCATCACCATGGGGCATGAATTCTCCGGCGTGGTCTATGCCGTGGGCGAGGGCGTCGATGACATCGAAGTCGGCCAGCACGTCGTGGTGGAGCCCTACATCGTGGCCGACGACGTGCCCACGGGGCCGGGCGACAACTACCACCTGTCCAAGAACATGAACTTCATCGGCCTGGGGGGCCGTGGGGGCGGGCTCTCCGAGCGGATTGCCGTCAAGCGCCGCTGGGTGCACCCGATCTCCGACGCCATTCCACTGGACCAGGCCGCATTGATCGAGCCGCTGTCCGTGGGCCACCACGCCTACACCCGCAGCGGCGCCCAGGCGGGCGACGTGGCGCTGGTCGGCGGCGCGGGCCCCATCGGCCTGCTGCTGTCAGCCATCCTGAAGGCCAAGGGGCTCAAGGTCATCGTCACCGAGCTGAGCGCCAAGCGCAAGCAGAAGGCCCGCGAATCCGGCGTGGCCGATCACATCCTGGACCCCTCCGAAGTGGATGTGACGGCCGAGGTGATGAGGCTCACCGGCGACAAGGGCGTGGACGTGGCGTTCGAATGCTCCAGCGTCAACAAGGTGCTCGACACCCTCGTGGCCGTGACCAGGCCCACGGGCGTGGTGGTGATCGTTTCCATCTGGAGCCATCCGGCCACCATCAATGTGCACAGCGTGGTGATGAAGGAACTGGACGTGCGCGGCACCATCGCCTACTGCAACGATCACCAGGAAACCATCAAACTCGTCGAGCAGGGGAAGATCAACCTGGAGCCCTTCATTACCCAGCGCATCCAGCTGGAAGATCTTGTGGCGAAGGGGTTCGACACGCTGATCCACAACAATGAATCGGCGGTGAAGATCATCGTGCAGCCGCGGCTGAAGTAG
- a CDS encoding NAD(P)/FAD-dependent oxidoreductase, translating to MTDTTAAARAQALLDRLNRALADRDFAAASRLFAEECYWRDLVLLTWNIKTLEGQGQIADMLAAQLDAAAPVRLSLDGRETVEEADGVVSAWIVIDTRHARGGGHVRIRDGRIWTLLTAAQELKGHEEPMGTRRPMGAEHGIRRGRQTWLERRRQEAEELGREKQPFVLVIGGGQGGIALGARLRQLGVSHIVIDRHARPGDQWRNRYKSLCLHDPVWYDHLPYLPFPDNWPVFAPKDKIGDWLEMYTRVMEVNYWPSTTCLNARFDEDTQEWEVTVERDGETLVLRPKHLVFATGMSGKANVPRIRGQDVFQGEQQHSSQHPGPDAYAGKKVVVIGANNSAHDICAALWEHGADVTMVQRSSTHIVRSDSLMEIGLGDLYSERAVASGMTTRKADLTFASLPYRIMADFQVPVYDRIRERDAEFYRQLEATGFMLDFGDDDSGLFMKYLRRASGYYIDVGACDLVIDGSIQLQAGKGISHLSENAVVLDDGTELPADLVVYATGYGSMNGWVADLISQEVADKVGKVWGLGSDTTKDPGPWEGEQRNMWKPTQQEALWFHGGNLHQSRHYSLYLALQLKARQEGLPVQVYGLQQVHHLR from the coding sequence ATGACCGATACGACGGCTGCAGCCCGCGCCCAGGCGCTGCTCGACCGACTCAACCGCGCTCTGGCGGACCGCGACTTCGCGGCCGCGAGCCGCCTGTTCGCCGAGGAGTGCTACTGGCGCGACCTCGTGCTGCTCACCTGGAACATCAAGACCCTGGAAGGGCAGGGCCAGATCGCCGACATGCTGGCCGCGCAGCTGGATGCCGCCGCGCCCGTGCGCCTGTCGCTGGACGGGCGCGAGACCGTGGAGGAGGCCGATGGCGTGGTGTCCGCCTGGATCGTGATCGACACGCGGCATGCGCGCGGTGGCGGCCACGTGCGCATCCGCGACGGGCGCATCTGGACGCTGCTCACGGCCGCCCAGGAACTGAAGGGGCATGAGGAACCCATGGGCACGCGCCGCCCGATGGGGGCCGAGCACGGCATCCGGCGCGGCCGCCAGACCTGGCTGGAGCGCCGCCGGCAGGAGGCCGAGGAACTGGGCCGCGAGAAGCAGCCCTTCGTGCTGGTCATCGGCGGGGGGCAGGGCGGCATCGCGCTGGGCGCGCGGCTGCGCCAGCTGGGGGTGTCGCACATCGTCATCGACCGCCATGCGCGACCGGGCGACCAATGGCGCAATCGCTACAAGTCGCTGTGCCTGCACGATCCCGTCTGGTACGACCACCTGCCGTACCTGCCCTTCCCGGACAACTGGCCCGTTTTCGCGCCCAAGGACAAGATCGGCGACTGGCTGGAGATGTACACCCGGGTGATGGAGGTGAACTACTGGCCGTCCACCACCTGCCTGAACGCCCGTTTCGACGAAGACACCCAGGAGTGGGAAGTCACCGTGGAGCGCGATGGCGAGACGCTGGTGCTGCGCCCGAAGCACCTGGTGTTCGCCACCGGCATGTCGGGCAAGGCCAACGTGCCCAGGATCCGGGGCCAGGACGTCTTCCAGGGCGAGCAGCAGCACTCGTCCCAGCACCCCGGCCCGGACGCCTACGCGGGCAAGAAGGTGGTGGTGATCGGTGCCAACAATTCCGCGCACGACATCTGCGCGGCCCTGTGGGAGCACGGCGCCGACGTGACCATGGTGCAGCGCTCGTCCACGCACATCGTGCGCTCCGATTCGCTGATGGAAATCGGCCTGGGCGACCTGTATTCGGAGCGCGCCGTGGCCAGCGGCATGACGACCAGGAAGGCGGACCTCACCTTCGCCTCGCTGCCCTACCGCATCATGGCCGACTTCCAGGTGCCGGTGTACGACCGCATCCGCGAGCGCGACGCGGAGTTCTACCGCCAACTCGAAGCGACCGGCTTCATGCTGGACTTCGGCGACGACGACTCGGGCCTGTTCATGAAGTACCTGCGCCGTGCATCGGGCTACTACATCGACGTGGGGGCCTGCGATCTGGTGATCGACGGCAGCATCCAGCTGCAGGCGGGCAAGGGGATCAGCCACCTGTCGGAGAACGCCGTGGTGCTGGATGACGGCACCGAGCTGCCTGCGGACCTGGTGGTCTATGCGACCGGCTACGGTTCCATGAACGGCTGGGTGGCCGACCTGATCAGCCAGGAGGTGGCGGACAAGGTGGGCAAGGTCTGGGGCCTAGGCTCGGATACGACCAAGGACCCCGGGCCCTGGGAAGGTGAGCAGCGCAACATGTGGAAGCCCACGCAGCAGGAGGCGCTGTGGTTCCACGGCGGCAACCTGCATCAGTCGCGCCATTACTCGCTCTACCTGGCGCTGCAGCTCAAGGCGCGCCAGGAAGGCCTGCCCGTGCAGGTCTATGGCCTGCAGCAGGTACATCACTTGCGCTAG
- a CDS encoding sigma-54-dependent Fis family transcriptional regulator: MPLQSYASHVQEIEAFGSGYPTGSQDRDRAVLRSWRRCIDHHRLDPAQTSEAHIIPDGELRAHREESGPLIHIARHGLERLYQQLKGLDYVLLLADRHGVAVDFLGHEADTGDLRRAGLYLGAQWREEHSGTSAVGACLETGEALTVHQSDHFDFTHTRLSCTAAPIYDLRGELAAVLDLSLLRSPAERASQNLALNLVVAAARRVENANLMAQSGQDWVVRLAQSPDFLDVDPDASISVDARGRIRAMTHAGARLLTAAAQLDWRQRRTLIGQPLERFFDVDLRHLPELRRHRPAQERIVRARDGSILFAHAMEPQRRTRHLSAQATQADPPLPAALQALDTGDAALQALLRKAARLAPQTLPILLQGETGAGKEYLARALHAASGRSGAFVAINCAAIPEALLESELFGYLPGTWTGATARGREGLIAAAHEGTLFLDEIGDMPPALQAKLLRVLSESEITPLGARAPRTVSVRCISASHRPLAELVRRGSFREDLLYRLNAAELQLPALRQRSDLQVIADRMLAALGGHLHLGDAARAALAAHAWPGNLRELHNALRYAAALCGEDGDGTIGPEHLPDALRGAPPGTALADGAAGEPAAQALEQLLAQCQGNVSEAARRLGVSRSTIHRRIQQLQLGVRQARWR, from the coding sequence ATGCCTCTGCAGTCCTACGCCTCGCACGTCCAGGAAATCGAAGCCTTCGGCTCGGGCTACCCCACGGGCAGCCAGGACCGCGACCGCGCCGTGCTGCGCAGCTGGCGCCGCTGCATCGACCACCACCGGCTCGACCCGGCGCAGACCAGCGAAGCCCACATCATTCCCGATGGCGAGCTGCGCGCGCACCGCGAAGAATCCGGGCCGCTGATCCACATCGCCCGCCATGGCCTGGAGCGCCTGTACCAGCAGCTCAAGGGCCTGGACTACGTGCTGCTGCTGGCGGACCGGCACGGCGTGGCGGTGGACTTCCTCGGGCACGAGGCCGACACCGGCGACCTGCGCCGCGCAGGCCTGTACCTGGGCGCGCAATGGCGCGAGGAACACTCGGGCACTTCGGCCGTGGGCGCCTGCCTGGAAACGGGCGAGGCACTGACCGTGCACCAGAGCGACCATTTCGACTTCACCCACACCCGCCTGTCCTGCACCGCCGCGCCCATCTACGACCTGCGCGGCGAACTGGCGGCGGTGCTCGACCTGTCGCTGCTGCGCTCCCCCGCCGAGCGGGCCAGCCAGAACCTGGCGCTCAACCTCGTCGTGGCCGCGGCGCGGCGCGTGGAGAACGCCAACCTGATGGCGCAATCCGGCCAGGACTGGGTGGTGCGGCTCGCCCAGTCGCCCGATTTTCTCGATGTCGATCCCGACGCCTCCATCAGCGTGGATGCGCGCGGCCGCATCCGCGCCATGACCCATGCGGGCGCCCGCCTGCTCACGGCCGCCGCGCAGCTGGACTGGCGCCAGCGCCGCACGCTCATCGGGCAGCCGCTGGAGCGATTTTTCGACGTGGACCTGCGCCACCTGCCCGAGCTGCGCCGCCACCGCCCGGCGCAGGAACGCATCGTCCGCGCCCGGGACGGCAGCATCCTCTTCGCCCATGCCATGGAGCCGCAGCGCCGCACGCGCCACCTGAGCGCGCAGGCCACGCAGGCCGATCCTCCGCTGCCTGCAGCGCTGCAGGCGCTGGACACGGGCGATGCGGCACTGCAGGCGCTGCTGCGCAAGGCGGCCCGGCTCGCGCCGCAAACGCTGCCCATCCTGCTGCAGGGGGAGACCGGCGCGGGCAAGGAATACCTGGCCCGCGCGCTGCATGCCGCCAGCGGCCGCAGCGGCGCCTTCGTCGCCATCAACTGCGCGGCCATTCCCGAGGCACTGCTGGAAAGCGAACTGTTCGGCTACCTGCCCGGCACCTGGACCGGCGCAACCGCCAGGGGCCGCGAGGGCCTGATCGCCGCGGCGCACGAGGGCACGCTGTTCCTCGACGAGATCGGCGACATGCCGCCGGCCCTGCAGGCCAAATTGCTGCGGGTGCTGTCCGAATCCGAAATCACCCCCCTGGGTGCCCGCGCGCCGCGGACGGTGTCCGTGCGCTGCATCTCGGCCTCCCACCGGCCACTGGCCGAACTGGTGCGGCGCGGCAGCTTCCGCGAGGACCTGCTCTACCGCCTCAACGCCGCCGAACTGCAGCTGCCTGCGCTGCGCCAGCGCAGCGACCTGCAGGTGATCGCCGACCGGATGCTGGCCGCGCTGGGCGGCCACCTGCACCTGGGCGACGCGGCCCGCGCCGCGCTGGCCGCGCACGCCTGGCCCGGCAACCTGCGCGAACTGCACAACGCGCTGCGCTACGCCGCAGCCCTGTGCGGGGAGGATGGCGACGGCACCATCGGGCCCGAACACCTGCCCGATGCGCTGCGCGGCGCGCCGCCCGGCACCGCCCTGGCGGACGGCGCCGCCGGCGAACCCGCTGCACAGGCGCTGGAGCAACTGCTGGCGCAATGCCAGGGCAACGTCTCCGAGGCCGCGCGCCGGCTCGGCGTCAGCCGCTCCACCATCCACCGCCGCATCCAGCAGCTGCAGCTGGGCGTGCGGCAAGCCCGCTGGCGCTGA
- the dddY gene encoding dimethylsulfonioproprionate lyase DddY, with the protein MNKKSIVCCVVGSVFASTQAFAADFKCQDDVVPLKYTPEEQRLVDQFWNESLTYLGQFLKTIETPTGQCKDSAQATVQTYDSRTGKAQTRCVLKYRDMELMAKHLKAVLAEPEKARACFDTQKNYKEFPLYTPSEQTRNLSATARWLDRPLLTDFYRKMGGEVGKAGLELNENFVAITSRTDTTVHWARDVSIKGLPTLWSSVGWIPFYADNKAAGSDRFRGGYLYAEVMGPWGNLRIKQIDGETVGAEIGMTVQLFNTTYPYHYHHPQEIYATLTKPQCIDQNKYMVMHWDSDQFHQKRGDAGWTVEIDGSAERWKKWFADTDPNAEWLTYFERNAIHAFHALEGCNQTIENSGLVAVWARSTAMDNEQSTRACQPAPGAGAVKDMGPGTRTVCNLRDWKP; encoded by the coding sequence ATGAACAAAAAAAGCATCGTGTGCTGCGTCGTGGGCAGCGTATTCGCATCCACCCAGGCCTTCGCGGCCGACTTCAAGTGCCAGGACGACGTGGTGCCCCTGAAGTACACGCCCGAAGAGCAGCGGCTGGTGGACCAGTTCTGGAACGAGTCGCTCACCTACCTGGGCCAGTTCCTGAAGACCATCGAGACGCCGACCGGCCAATGCAAGGACTCCGCGCAGGCGACCGTGCAGACCTATGACTCGCGGACCGGCAAAGCGCAGACGCGGTGCGTGCTCAAGTATCGCGACATGGAGCTGATGGCCAAGCACCTGAAGGCCGTGCTGGCGGAGCCGGAGAAGGCCAGGGCGTGCTTCGACACGCAGAAGAACTACAAGGAATTCCCCTTGTACACGCCCAGCGAGCAGACGAGGAACCTGTCGGCCACCGCCAGGTGGCTCGACCGCCCCTTGCTCACGGACTTCTACAGGAAGATGGGCGGCGAAGTGGGCAAGGCCGGTCTGGAGCTCAACGAGAACTTCGTCGCCATCACGTCCCGCACGGACACGACCGTCCACTGGGCCAGGGACGTCAGCATCAAGGGACTGCCGACCCTGTGGTCATCGGTGGGCTGGATTCCGTTCTATGCGGACAACAAGGCGGCGGGAAGCGACCGCTTCCGCGGCGGCTATCTCTACGCGGAGGTCATGGGCCCCTGGGGCAACCTGCGCATCAAACAGATCGATGGGGAAACCGTGGGTGCAGAGATCGGCATGACGGTCCAGTTGTTCAATACGACGTACCCCTACCACTATCACCATCCCCAGGAGATCTACGCGACGCTGACCAAGCCGCAATGCATCGACCAGAACAAGTACATGGTGATGCACTGGGACAGCGACCAGTTCCACCAGAAACGCGGCGACGCGGGCTGGACCGTCGAGATCGACGGCTCGGCGGAGCGGTGGAAGAAGTGGTTCGCCGATACCGATCCGAACGCCGAATGGCTGACCTACTTCGAGCGCAACGCCATTCATGCCTTCCATGCACTCGAGGGGTGCAACCAGACCATAGAGAACTCCGGCCTGGTTGCCGTGTGGGCGCGCTCCACGGCCATGGACAACGAGCAATCGACCCGGGCTTGCCAACCGGCCCCTGGCGCTGGCGCGGTCAAGGACATGGGGCCGGGCACCAGGACGGTCTGCAACCTCCGCGACTGGAAGCCCTGA
- a CDS encoding MDR family oxidoreductase: MPPHFSAVVIEDGPGPDRASVKQLDDSQLPRANVTVRVSHSTLNYKDALAITGRAPIARSFPMVPGIDLVGVVEESGSPMYQPGDAVLLNGWGVGERHWGGLAQRARVDADWLVPLPTAFSARDAMAVGTAGYTAMLCVMALERHGVTPDRGEIVVTGAAGGVGSFAVAILARLGYQVAGVTGRMGEAPYIMELGASTVLDRAEFTAPGRPLQKERWAGAVDVVGSHTLANVCAATRYRGVVTACGLAGGMDLPASVAPFILRGVTLAGIDSVMCPREERIAAWNRLATDLDLGKIPHIAREIGLSEVIATAPALLDGRVRGRVIVNVDS; this comes from the coding sequence ATGCCACCACATTTCTCCGCTGTCGTCATAGAAGACGGCCCCGGTCCTGATCGCGCAAGCGTGAAGCAGCTCGACGACAGCCAGCTACCGCGTGCAAACGTGACTGTCCGCGTGAGCCATTCCACGCTCAACTACAAGGACGCGCTGGCCATCACCGGGCGTGCTCCCATCGCCCGTTCCTTCCCCATGGTGCCGGGCATCGACCTGGTGGGCGTGGTCGAGGAATCCGGGAGCCCAATGTACCAGCCCGGAGATGCCGTGCTCCTGAATGGCTGGGGCGTGGGCGAACGCCACTGGGGCGGCCTGGCGCAGCGCGCCCGCGTCGATGCCGACTGGCTCGTGCCGCTGCCCACGGCTTTCTCTGCGCGCGACGCCATGGCCGTCGGCACGGCGGGCTACACGGCCATGCTCTGCGTCATGGCGCTGGAACGCCACGGCGTGACACCTGACAGAGGCGAGATCGTGGTGACCGGCGCGGCTGGCGGGGTCGGCAGCTTCGCCGTCGCCATACTCGCCAGGCTCGGCTACCAGGTGGCCGGCGTGACCGGCCGCATGGGCGAGGCCCCGTACATCATGGAACTCGGGGCGAGCACCGTACTGGATCGGGCCGAATTCACGGCACCCGGGCGCCCGCTGCAGAAGGAGCGCTGGGCAGGGGCCGTCGATGTCGTGGGCTCCCACACGCTCGCCAATGTCTGTGCGGCTACCAGGTACCGCGGCGTGGTGACCGCGTGCGGCCTGGCCGGGGGCATGGACCTGCCGGCATCGGTCGCCCCGTTCATCCTGCGCGGCGTGACGCTGGCAGGAATCGACAGCGTCATGTGCCCCCGCGAGGAGCGGATCGCGGCATGGAACCGTCTGGCGACCGACCTGGATCTCGGCAAGATCCCGCACATCGCCAGGGAGATCGGCCTTTCCGAGGTCATCGCCACCGCGCCCGCGCTGCTGGACGGAAGGGTGCGTGGCCGGGTCATCGTCAACGTCGATTCCTGA
- a CDS encoding enoyl-CoA hydratase-related protein has translation MSNTATLSKASAQAPARSAPAAAVNAHADAVPALQEAPAARYETILVERRDRVGLITLNRPKSLNALNVRMSREVVHALKAFDADDNIGAIVITGSPRAFAAGADIEEMADKTLAELQARDIFAAWNELLGVSKPIIAAVSGYALGGGCELAMMCDFIIASEDAHFGQPEIKLGILPGIGGSQRLTKSVGKALAMDLVLTGRSLTAPEAKAAGMVARIVPAGELLQTALEAAHTIAGYNAPAVRMAKEAVNRALEVGLTEGMLHERRLFQAAFATDGQKEGMNAFLAKRAPVFRHR, from the coding sequence ATGTCCAATACCGCCACTCTGTCCAAGGCCTCCGCCCAAGCGCCCGCCAGGAGCGCTCCCGCCGCGGCCGTCAATGCCCACGCCGATGCCGTTCCAGCACTCCAGGAAGCGCCAGCTGCACGGTACGAGACCATCCTCGTCGAACGCCGCGATCGGGTGGGCCTGATCACCCTGAACCGCCCGAAGTCGCTCAACGCGCTGAACGTGCGCATGTCCCGCGAAGTGGTCCATGCCCTGAAGGCTTTCGACGCGGACGACAACATCGGCGCCATCGTCATCACCGGAAGCCCCCGCGCCTTCGCCGCGGGCGCCGACATCGAGGAGATGGCCGACAAGACGCTCGCCGAACTCCAGGCGCGCGACATCTTCGCGGCGTGGAACGAGCTGCTCGGCGTCTCCAAGCCGATCATCGCGGCGGTGAGCGGCTATGCCCTGGGGGGCGGCTGCGAGCTCGCCATGATGTGCGACTTCATCATCGCCTCCGAGGACGCGCACTTCGGCCAGCCCGAGATCAAGCTCGGCATCCTGCCGGGCATCGGCGGCTCCCAGCGTCTCACGAAGTCGGTGGGCAAGGCCCTGGCCATGGACCTGGTTCTTACGGGGCGCAGCCTGACGGCACCCGAAGCGAAGGCCGCCGGCATGGTCGCGCGCATCGTGCCGGCCGGCGAACTGCTGCAGACGGCGCTGGAGGCCGCCCACACCATCGCCGGCTACAACGCACCGGCCGTTCGCATGGCCAAGGAAGCCGTCAACCGCGCGCTGGAGGTCGGCCTGACCGAAGGCATGCTCCACGAGCGCCGCCTGTTCCAGGCCGCCTTCGCCACCGACGGCCAGAAGGAGGGCATGAACGCTTTCCTGGCCAAGCGCGCCCCAGTGTTCCGTCACCGCTGA
- a CDS encoding CaiB/BaiF CoA transferase family protein: protein MDTTTGSPPKKGPLDGITVLDFSRVLAGPYCTMVLADLGARVIKIERIATGDDTRAFGPFVDQESAYFMCFNRGKESIALDIKSPRDRDLLERMLSEADVLVENFRPGVMDRLGYGAERLARTHPHLVYTSISGFGHTGPFSDLPGYDMVVQAMGGVMSLTGWPDAPPARVGTSFGDLSAALFAAVGIVSALYKRTRDAQGTRVDIGMLDCQAALMETALARFDVEKKVPMRTGDCHPSLAPFETFAAKDGRFVIAAGNDQLFMLMADALGHPQLALDVQFFTNDLRCKNRPALVQAIEAITRNEPIAHWIERLNEAGVPCAPINTIDKLFDHPQLQARNMIIQVEGAGKKPVRTAGNPIKMSAFADIDARTPLRAPGLDEHRESILAELMSGTGDYAPAAGTESLDLTA, encoded by the coding sequence ATGGATACCACCACGGGTTCGCCCCCCAAAAAAGGGCCACTGGATGGCATCACCGTCCTCGACTTCTCGCGTGTGCTGGCCGGTCCCTATTGCACGATGGTGCTGGCGGATCTGGGAGCGCGGGTCATCAAGATCGAGCGCATCGCGACGGGTGACGACACCCGGGCGTTCGGCCCCTTCGTGGACCAGGAGTCGGCCTACTTCATGTGCTTCAACCGCGGCAAGGAAAGCATCGCGCTGGACATCAAGAGCCCGCGCGACCGCGACCTGCTCGAGCGCATGCTGTCCGAGGCGGACGTGCTGGTGGAGAACTTCCGCCCGGGCGTGATGGATCGCCTCGGCTACGGCGCGGAACGCCTGGCCCGCACGCATCCGCATCTCGTCTACACCTCCATTTCTGGCTTCGGGCACACCGGCCCGTTCAGCGACCTTCCCGGCTACGACATGGTGGTGCAGGCCATGGGCGGCGTGATGAGCCTGACCGGCTGGCCGGACGCCCCTCCGGCGCGGGTCGGCACCAGCTTCGGCGACCTCAGCGCCGCACTGTTCGCCGCCGTCGGCATCGTCTCGGCGCTGTACAAGCGGACGCGCGATGCCCAGGGCACCCGCGTGGACATCGGCATGCTGGACTGCCAGGCCGCGCTCATGGAAACAGCCCTCGCCCGCTTCGACGTGGAGAAGAAGGTGCCGATGCGCACGGGCGACTGCCACCCGTCGCTCGCCCCGTTCGAGACCTTCGCCGCCAAGGATGGGCGATTCGTCATCGCGGCGGGCAACGACCAGCTCTTCATGCTGATGGCGGACGCCCTGGGCCACCCCCAACTGGCGCTGGACGTGCAGTTCTTCACCAACGACCTGCGCTGCAAGAATCGCCCCGCCCTGGTCCAGGCCATCGAAGCCATTACGCGCAACGAACCCATCGCGCACTGGATCGAACGCCTCAACGAGGCCGGTGTTCCGTGCGCACCGATCAACACGATCGACAAGCTGTTCGACCATCCGCAGCTGCAGGCGCGGAACATGATCATCCAGGTCGAAGGGGCCGGAAAGAAACCCGTCCGCACCGCAGGCAACCCCATCAAGATGAGCGCGTTCGCCGACATCGATGCGCGCACGCCCCTGCGCGCGCCCGGCCTGGACGAGCACCGCGAAAGCATCCTGGCCGAACTGATGTCCGGCACCGGAGACTACGCGCCCGCAGCCGGCACCGAGAGCCTCGACCTGACGGCCTGA
- a CDS encoding GMC family oxidoreductase yields MTSPSFDYIVIGAGTAGCLLANRLSSDPSRKVLLLESGGPDNYPWIHIPVGYLYCIDNPRTDWRFRTEASPGLNGRTLLYPRGKTLGGCSSINGMIYMRGQARDYDHWADLTGDDAWRWESCLKDFKAHEDHYRLDARNAGALNGRGEDFKALHGSGGEWRVEKQRLKWDVLDAFAEAARQAGIPATDDFNRGDNDGVSYFEVNQRDGWRWNAAKAFLRPVRKSRPNLTVWTGAQASRLLFREGSDGQPVCDGVELVMNGHLQTAFATREVILSSGAIGSPHLLQLSGIGDADALAELQIPVVRDLPGVGANLQDHLQIRSVYKVEGVKTLNTQASTLWGKAGIGLEYFLKRSGPMSMAPSQLGIFTRSSAAYVHPNIQYHVQPLSLEAFGQPLHTFPAITASVCNLNPTSRGKVTLASRDFDKAPRIAPNYLSTSEDRQVAADSLRVTRRIAAQPAMAPYKPVEYKPGPQYETDEQLARLAGDIGTTIFHPVGTTAMGPAQDPLSVVDSHLRVHGVRNLRVVDAGVMPTITSGNTNSPTLMIAEKAARWILAGN; encoded by the coding sequence ATGACGTCTCCGTCCTTCGACTACATCGTGATCGGCGCGGGCACGGCCGGATGCCTGCTGGCCAACCGGCTCAGCTCGGACCCGTCCAGGAAGGTCCTTCTGCTGGAATCCGGCGGGCCCGACAACTACCCTTGGATCCACATTCCGGTCGGCTACCTCTACTGCATCGACAACCCGCGCACCGACTGGCGCTTCCGCACCGAGGCATCGCCCGGCCTGAACGGGCGCACGCTGCTGTACCCACGGGGCAAGACCCTGGGCGGCTGCTCCAGCATCAACGGCATGATTTACATGCGCGGGCAGGCGCGGGACTACGACCACTGGGCGGACCTCACCGGCGACGACGCCTGGCGCTGGGAAAGCTGCCTGAAGGACTTCAAGGCCCATGAAGACCACTACCGCCTGGATGCGCGGAACGCGGGCGCGCTGAACGGGCGCGGCGAAGACTTCAAGGCCCTTCACGGCTCGGGTGGAGAGTGGCGTGTCGAGAAGCAGCGCCTGAAGTGGGACGTGCTGGATGCCTTCGCGGAGGCGGCCAGGCAAGCCGGCATCCCTGCCACCGACGACTTCAACCGCGGCGACAACGACGGCGTCAGCTACTTCGAGGTCAACCAGCGCGACGGATGGCGCTGGAATGCCGCGAAGGCCTTCCTGCGACCCGTGCGCAAGAGCCGCCCCAACCTGACCGTGTGGACGGGCGCGCAAGCCAGCCGCCTCCTGTTCAGGGAGGGTTCGGACGGCCAACCGGTCTGCGATGGTGTCGAACTCGTGATGAACGGCCATCTCCAGACGGCTTTCGCCACCCGCGAAGTCATCCTGAGTTCCGGTGCCATCGGCTCGCCGCACCTGTTGCAGCTCTCCGGCATCGGTGACGCGGACGCCCTCGCCGAGCTGCAGATTCCCGTGGTGCGTGACCTGCCCGGCGTCGGCGCCAACCTCCAGGACCACCTGCAGATCCGTTCGGTCTACAAGGTGGAGGGCGTCAAGACCTTGAACACCCAGGCCTCGACGCTGTGGGGCAAGGCGGGCATCGGGCTGGAGTATTTCCTCAAGCGCAGCGGGCCGATGAGCATGGCACCGTCCCAACTCGGCATCTTCACGCGCAGCAGCGCGGCTTACGTCCACCCCAACATCCAGTACCACGTCCAGCCCCTGAGCCTGGAAGCGTTCGGCCAGCCGCTGCACACCTTCCCGGCCATCACGGCGAGCGTCTGCAACCTGAACCCGACCAGCCGCGGCAAGGTCACGCTGGCGAGCCGCGATTTCGACAAGGCGCCGCGCATCGCGCCGAACTACCTGAGCACCTCCGAAGACCGTCAGGTCGCCGCGGATTCGCTGCGCGTGACGCGGCGCATCGCCGCCCAACCGGCCATGGCCCCATACAAGCCCGTGGAGTACAAGCCCGGCCCCCAGTACGAGACCGACGAGCAGCTGGCCCGGCTGGCTGGCGACATCGGAACGACCATCTTCCACCCGGTCGGGACCACCGCCATGGGCCCTGCCCAGGATCCTCTTTCCGTGGTCGACAGCCACTTGCGGGTCCATGGCGTCCGGAACCTGCGGGTGGTCGATGCCGGCGTCATGCCCACCATCACCAGCGGCAACACCAACAGCCCGACGCTCATGATCGCCGAGAAGGCGGCGCGCTGGATTCTCGCGGGCAACTGA